AAAAAAAGGGCCCCTTTGAAGAACAGAAAAAGCGGACAATTCATTTGCTACAAAACCGGACAATTCTATTTACTCTTGACAGGAGGATTTTGGAATGACATACAACACTCTAAAGGTTGATAAGAAAAATGGTATTCTAATTATCAAGATAAACCGACCGCAAGTTCTTAATGCCTTGGATTCCGAAGCCTTTGATGAATTAGAAAAATGTTTTGATTTTGCAAAGAACGACCTGAATACTAAGGTTATAGTTTTAACAGGGGAGGGTAAAGTCTTTAGCTCAGGTGGAGATATGTCCCTTTTGAAATTGATCTCCGAGTCAACTCCTAATGAAATTCGCTCTATAGTATATAGAGTCCAAAGGCAAATGGGTAAAATGGTAGAAATTGAAAAGCCCGTGATTGTTGCCATCAACGGAGCTGCAATTGGAGTAGGGCTCGGCGTAGCACTTCTGGGAGATATTAGAATTGCTGCTGAAAATGCTGTTCTGGCTACAGAATTTGTCAAAGTAGGTATAATACCTGAAACAGGTGTCACCTATACGCTGGCAAGGATAATTGGCTACTCAAAAGCCCTCGAGTTAGTTTTAACCGCGCGGCGAATCAGTGGAAAAGAAGCAGCGGAGATCGGCCTTGTAAATAAAGCTGTCCCCCTGGAAGAACTAGAAAAAACTACCATGGAACTGGCTTCAGAGTTAAGTAGTTTACCTGCCATTTCCTTAGGTTTAACCAAAAGAGCAATGAGAATGGGGTTAATGGGAACCCTGGAAGCAGCTTTTGAAAATGAGGCTACATTTAATTCAATCTGTTATGCCACTGAAGATCACAAAGAGGCAATAAAAGCTTTTAAGGAAAAAAGGGCTCCCAAATTTATGGGCAAATAGTACTACAGTGTTTTTGTTTTGACCTGTCTTACTAATCGCTGATCGCTGATCGCTGACGGCTGAACGCTTACATAACCTTTAAGGAAGACCATAAATGGCCACCGCGCACATGAACTTTCCCGGCAGACCAGCCTGATTATGAACCAGCCCCATCCGGGGATTTTTCAACCGGCGTGTCTTATCCTCTGCTCTTCCCAGGAGCTGCTGGTATATCTCGAAGGCCTCTCTGCAACCGCTGGCGCCGATGGGATGCCCAAAGGCTTTCAACCCTCCGCTGAGATTGACAGGTATCTCCCCCTTCTGGGTCCAGGCCCCGGACTCTATATCCGCTCTCGCTTTTCCCCTCTCGCAGAGCCCCATAGACTCCACGGCAATAACTTCGGAGATGGAGAAACAGTCATGGCACTCTACAAGGTCGAGCTCTTTCCGGGGATTCGTTATTCCTGCCATGGCGTATGCCTGTTTACTGGCGTGTACCGTCTCATCCCAGATGGTAAAGTCATAATCTGTCCTGATGCTTCCCTGTCCCGGCCCTACGGAAAGACCCAATCCCTTGATAAGGACATAGTCGTCTTTGAATTTTTTTGCATCCTCTGCACGGCACAGGATAGCCGCCGCCGCGCCGTCGGTTACGCCGCAGCAATCGAATAAACCGAGGGGCCACGCAATTACGGGCGCGTTTATCACCTGCTCCTCGGTGATCACATTGCGGAGATGCGCCCGGGGATTTCGGGAGGCGTTGTAGTGACTCTTTACCGAGACCTTGGCCAGCATCCTCTTTCCCTCCTCCGGGGTCAGTCCATACTTCTTGAAATATCTCGTGGCGGCAAGGGCATACATGCCGGGTGCGGTTATACCCCCTTCAAATACGGGGTGCGGAGGTATAGCCAGCTCGCCAAGTCCGCCGAAACCGGTATCCTTCAGCTTTTCAACACCTACGACAAGAACGATGTCGTAGACCTTGGCCGCTACGGCAAAAGCGGCATTTCTCAGGGCATCCGTCCCGGTAGCGCATCCGTTTTCCACATGGGTGACGGGCTTGTATTGGAGCTTCAAGGGCATCGAGATCGCCGCCCCGGTGATCCCTGTGGACGTCATCCCGGTTCCCGTACCGTGAAATCCTATTGTGCCCACCCATGCGGCATCAATATCTTTCATCTCGATCCCGGCATCCGCCAATGCATCATAGGTGGCATCCACCACCATATCCTCACTCCCCATGTCCCAGTTCTCACCGAATTTGGAACAACCCATACCAATAATTGCAACCTTGTCTTTAAAGCTTTCTGCCATCTTCCATCCCTCCTTATGCTCTTGCCGGCCGGCATTTCCAGAAATAGTTGTGAATACCCTGCGCCTCGTGAACCCTTCTAAAGGTAAATTCCACCGGCATATCAGGACTGATCTTTTCCGTGTCCCGATCCGTCAAAACAGTGGAAAATCTTCCTCCTCCGACGATGTTCACGATGGCAATGACGGTGGGTTTATCTACAGATGTGGCCAGATTATCCATACTGTAAGTAAAGAGCGTCCCCTTTTTGTCCGACAGTCTTACCTCATCAAAGTCATCCTTGGCCTGACACCACGTACAGACCCTCTGCATAGGGAATTGTATGGTTCCGCACTGCCGGCACTTATGCCCGTGACAACTTAAGAGCCAGCTCCTATCCCTCCATGACATGGTCAGGGCTCCGAACCTTTCAGGCTCCCGCTGCCTGCCCCAATCAAGAATGTTCCGGAAATGTAAATACTTCCCATAAGAGGACAGTTCCATCCGTGATGCAAGGTTCTTCTTTATCCCCCGCCTGTCCCTGATCTTCTCTATCTGGTCGCATACCTTCAGGATGAAGGCATCCGCCCCGTCGCCGTAATTGGCAAAGAGTATCTTGTCCCCCGGCTTGGCCTCTTCCAGGGCGGCGACCAACATCATCATGGCCTGAGCCGATCCCGTATGCCCCACCGTGGAAAGAAGAGAGTCCTGCAACTGGGTGGCGGGATCGAAACCAAGCTTCTTCGCAATTTCAAGGTGCCTCCTCTGATCAAAGGCATAGAACACGACTTTGCTGAAGTCCTTCGGAGTAACTTTATACTTTTTGAAGATGATAGAGATTATCTCTTCAAGATGGGCCAGGTAACCTTTGGTAACGATAAATCTCTCCTCCCATGCCTGGACGTACCTGTCCTCCTCCCTCTTCCAGATATCCATGAATTCACTCGAGATACTGGCGCTTCCTTCAATTTCCACGGCGAGATCGGAATCTCCTATCAGAAAGGCCGCCGACCCATCGCCGAAAAGCCTCTCGAATTGAGAATCCGGGGCGGGCACACGACAATCGGCTGCGGCAACCAAGAACCTTTTTGCCGATCCAGCCTTAACCGCATCTATCGCGGCTTTCAAAGCGTTTGTCCCCCCCCTTACCGAATTGGCAAAATCTGCTGTCGTGATGTCCCTCCTGAGATCAATTACCTTGGCGATGATGCTTGCGTTTTGCTTCTCCCGGTAAGCCGGGGTGGTGGTCGCAAAATAAAGGCCGTCAATCGTTGACCTGTCCAGGCCGTTGAGGCAATCAACGGAAGATTCCGTGGCCATGGTAAGAGAGTCTTCATCCCAATTGGCCACCGCCTTTTCCCCCTTCCCCGCAGGACTGCCCCAGGTCCGGGCCAATGTCTGCATATTCATCCGGTAC
This genomic stretch from Syntrophales bacterium harbors:
- a CDS encoding enoyl-CoA hydratase-related protein; protein product: MTYNTLKVDKKNGILIIKINRPQVLNALDSEAFDELEKCFDFAKNDLNTKVIVLTGEGKVFSSGGDMSLLKLISESTPNEIRSIVYRVQRQMGKMVEIEKPVIVAINGAAIGVGLGVALLGDIRIAAENAVLATEFVKVGIIPETGVTYTLARIIGYSKALELVLTARRISGKEAAEIGLVNKAVPLEELEKTTMELASELSSLPAISLGLTKRAMRMGLMGTLEAAFENEATFNSICYATEDHKEAIKAFKEKRAPKFMGK
- a CDS encoding acetyl-CoA acetyltransferase, whose protein sequence is MAESFKDKVAIIGMGCSKFGENWDMGSEDMVVDATYDALADAGIEMKDIDAAWVGTIGFHGTGTGMTSTGITGAAISMPLKLQYKPVTHVENGCATGTDALRNAAFAVAAKVYDIVLVVGVEKLKDTGFGGLGELAIPPHPVFEGGITAPGMYALAATRYFKKYGLTPEEGKRMLAKVSVKSHYNASRNPRAHLRNVITEEQVINAPVIAWPLGLFDCCGVTDGAAAAILCRAEDAKKFKDDYVLIKGLGLSVGPGQGSIRTDYDFTIWDETVHASKQAYAMAGITNPRKELDLVECHDCFSISEVIAVESMGLCERGKARADIESGAWTQKGEIPVNLSGGLKAFGHPIGASGCREAFEIYQQLLGRAEDKTRRLKNPRMGLVHNQAGLPGKFMCAVAIYGLP
- a CDS encoding hydroxymethylglutaryl-CoA synthase translates to MAVGITSYGAYIPMYRMNMQTLARTWGSPAGKGEKAVANWDEDSLTMATESSVDCLNGLDRSTIDGLYFATTTPAYREKQNASIIAKVIDLRRDITTADFANSVRGGTNALKAAIDAVKAGSAKRFLVAAADCRVPAPDSQFERLFGDGSAAFLIGDSDLAVEIEGSASISSEFMDIWKREEDRYVQAWEERFIVTKGYLAHLEEIISIIFKKYKVTPKDFSKVVFYAFDQRRHLEIAKKLGFDPATQLQDSLLSTVGHTGSAQAMMMLVAALEEAKPGDKILFANYGDGADAFILKVCDQIEKIRDRRGIKKNLASRMELSSYGKYLHFRNILDWGRQREPERFGALTMSWRDRSWLLSCHGHKCRQCGTIQFPMQRVCTWCQAKDDFDEVRLSDKKGTLFTYSMDNLATSVDKPTVIAIVNIVGGGRFSTVLTDRDTEKISPDMPVEFTFRRVHEAQGIHNYFWKCRPARA